The region ATTTGAGAATGGGGTCAAGAGGCCCATCCTTCCTAAAAGGAGAGAAAACGTTATATACCGTGTTATAGTATATATTGCCACAAAAGGAGAGTGGctcatcacatacacacaaatgagCAGGCGACAGTGAGCAgggatgcggcccagccttttGTGAAGTCAGATTTtttgaggaggcatttttgtgatgcaaatgtattacatttttgaaCACATATTGGTTTGACATGCTAAACTTGTTTCTTAAATGGCCCCAGCAACTAAGCATAACCATATTCTTCATCActgaaatctgaccagaactaGACTGGACAAGAAGTGGGTATGTCTCTGTTAatggactacactgctgatgggaatCTGAACTGTCCTTTATAAGAACATAGTTGGAGTCACATAgagtattaataacatgacaagacacACATCGTGTTGTACACTAAGCAGAAAATACACGTATACAGAGGCAAAATTTTCCTATCAATATTCATATGCAAATGCAAAACCACTGTACCATATTTGCATACTAGGGGTGTGACAAGGTCTCATGGGACTAAAATGGGACAAGCTTTgttgttcagaaaaaaatggtCTTGTGGGCACCTAGGGGCTaagatgaaaatgaataaattcatcacaataaatgaaaataaagtggaTAATTTTACCGGCCTtaatactgtatactgtcatGTAAATACATGTCTGTTTTCTTTGACTACtgctcaaaaaaataaaaaaattatatatatattatatataaatatatatatatatatatatatatatatatatataattttattttatttttattttattgtgcttttcttaaaagtaatgttgaaATGTCATCTCGTCTCATAGGCCCAAACTTGTGTAATGTTtggtatatgtatgtatactgcatatatttatttaaaatgggACAATACATGTTAATTCAGAGACCATTTACAATACATTGTCCAAGACGATgtaaaaacatgaacacaactCACAGTTTGTGCAGCAGGTTGGTGGCTCCATCGGCAAAGATGCCCTTTGAGATGAGCTCATAAGCATACTTCAACTTCAAAGGAGTGTACGGCACTAGCTACATACAGGAGTAAAACCACATTTCACGTTACTTTTGCTTTTAAAATGAACACCTATCCTTGTTTGTCATTGTGGTCCTTACAGTGTGTCCCGCCTGCTCAAGCAGAGCTTTGACCTCCCTCATGCTTCGAACCATGCTCGGCGTCAGCTGCGTGAATCCGTCGCTTTCCATGTAGCCGATCCGCAGAGGTTTGGAGCTCTCATACATctgataaacacacacatattttatatatgtgtatatatatatatatatattcctgatttcttatttgtttttgttgcttgtTTGTCATACTTCAGATCACCAAACTAATTcaaatagtcaatgacaacacaactgaagacAAAATGCAATTGCTACACAAAACTTTTTAATTCTAAGTTTACttcatttctaattaatttgCATGTCATTAGAATTTCAGTCAGGAAATTACTTTTGTGGCCAGATATCTGCAAACTGCTATGTTATCTGACTGCTGCACAAACTGCTCAACCTGTCTTCCCTACTCtcatagatttttttccccataacaaCCTCATATAATGATTTGGTGTGCATGAGAAAGGGGAAAGGGACACATAACTCTCCTTGAtcacatggtcatttattagCAAGTATATTGCACAGTGGAATGACCAGTCATGCAAAACACAAACTGCAGTACTGAAGCATCCACGTTTTATCATTGGTCTTTGTTGACCCCAACGGCCAAACATGAtgatattgcacaacacagcagcaacaaaaccaataccaataccaataccaataccacaGATGCATGATAAACAGCAGTACATAAAGTACAACAACACGCATGACTTTTCTTACCAGCAAAACAGCTGAGTTGATAGGAAGTTAGCTTCATTTTCAAGTGCATGCAGTTGTAGCTAAATTAACTGTCATCTGCcattcaaaaaaacaagggtTTTCAATGCATTGTCAAATAGCACAAACCCCCATCTCTgacatgaataatgaatgatgtGGGCCAGGACATACCTGCATATTAAAGTAGACAGGTGGGACAGTGGGGTCCAGGGCAAACATGTGGTCACAGAGCAGCGCCTGCATACACAGTGCCAGGCTGTCCACATCCTTGGCCATAGGCCCGGGTGTACTCAGCACTAAATTCAAAGAGAAACAGTGACACAGTCGTTGCTTTTCGTTTGCCAGTTATGCCGGCAAGTCGATGCTCACCTGACTTCTGCCCAGGACAAATAGTGCTCACACCAAGTGAGCTAAGCACAAAGACAACAGTTTATTGCAGGAAAACAAACGTATTCAGAGGTGAAGAAATAGCGGTGATGACCTTAGTCTGCCCGCTGTTGGCTTCAGGGCACAGAACCCACAGAAAGCAGCAGGGATTCTGACGCTGCCCCCAACGTCACTGCCTATGCCAAGCAAGGAGCCACCTCCACCGATGAGAGCACCCTCCCCACCGGATGAACCCCCACTGGTCTTCTTAAGGTTGTGGGGGTTCAGAGTCTGCCCATAGATGACGTTGCTGCAGTCGTAACTGTAGGGGACAAAGGAGGGCACAGATATAAGAGAGAAGACATGACAAGAGGTGGTTAAATGTTTCATCAAGTGGTAGTGGGCATAATGTTTACCTTAACATGCCTTGGGGGATATTTGTTTTCACAAAGGGAATAGCGCCTTGTCGCTTCAGCAGTTCCACAATCACAGAGTTCCTCTCGGCTGGATGGTCCACGTTGATGAGCAGACCACAGCTGGAGTCATAGTTCTGTTGTAGAAGGAAGatgtgcaaaaataaatgtctaTAACAGCATAGCACTATATACTGGATGTATGGATATACACCTCACTTTATAATAGAGTGGGTTTAGGAGTtactaaaaaatgaataaagtctttggagagctaattgaaaagtggttaggagctactggcagctcatgagctaGTGGCCGaggacccctgacttaccgttgATTAACTCAAAGAGTAGGCACAgctggtgctcctccaacctcgactgcccgaggaggagcactcattgtcggacacactttgtcggaggcaccgctggtgctgtggagctcagaagctggACGAGTGGACGCTGCATTTATaaactgcagacaatcttgactCAACATCTGTAGTGAAAATGGTCCGACAACCGTGTTCCAGACATTAAGAACTGTGGTTCTCCACCCCTGTGGATGCACAGCGTgtctgacattaatgcacctttcaaGGATCGTCCCgcgtcttgacggacagccaattggATCCTCTTGCTCACagttcataaaaatattttgggtctaccactttactcttttgttccataaccctgaGGATCTGTTAGGGAGTTTAAAGTGACTGTCTTACCGCGTCCAGTCTCAGCAGTCATGGCGCACTGctagaggccttgcttatgcagcttaGCAATGAGACCACATAGAACGAGAGAtagctttttttgtctttgtcgtCATATCACAACATTGTGAAACTGACATAAAATGACATTCGCTTTTACAGGCTGTCAACTTAAACTGATgatgatgaacagcctattcaCTTCAATAAATTGCTCattcaaaatatttgtttatctCATTCCCATTTCTTCTTGTTACATCTTGAAGGTCTACTTAGAACTTCCTCATTCaacagtgtaaaatgtaaattcttgcaaattTTCAACCTAAAACCAGTTGTGATCAATTGAATACCCTGAGAACACTGTCCTGAATGGATGAGACTATTCACAGGCATACTTTTAACTGGTCTAATTTTGATCAGGGGTGTATATGCTATACTGCATCAGGCTCTTAGACATTTCCtaacacaataaaatgtattttaaaaaatgttcacaGACATCTTAAAGCAACAGAAATCACAGAAATAACATGCAAAATATAAAACTTTCTTGTGCATTTTAATCCACTAAATCCAAAAAGTAAACTTCCCTCCTTTAATCAAATAGTCAGTTACCTAATTCTTTTGATGAAGAAGATGACaactatggtgcaaaaccatgcagcaccaaaaggtgcattaatggtaaaaagcattttatttgttattggtGAGCTTCAGTATaacaatgttattaaaaattttaaattcgGAGATACTAAATTCTTTCAGGGTTACCTTGTATCCAATGTTTTCCTTGATGCTAACTGGAACGCCGTACAGGAGACCTCGCTCATTGTGGTCCAGAGTTTTCAGCTGGTCAATGCTCTCCAGCAGAAATCCGGTGCAGCAGTTTAGCTTTTTGTCTACCCTGAGAGACTGCGAAAAACATGAAACACTTCAATCAATCATTTTCATGCCTGGAAAATGACTTACAGTGTGTCACAAAGAAATGACATGTGTACATTTAAGGTCCCCTCAAAATAACAATACACAGCCATTAATGTCTAaacccaatgagaacctcagcatcctcatctcagaactggaggtagcagagaactgaactggaggtagcagagatgaggatgctgaggttctcattgggagtgaccaggatggataggatcaggaacgaatccatcagagggacattacatgttagaggccttggagataaagtcagagaggccagactgagatggttgggacatgtccagaggacagATAGTGAATCTTTTCTCTTCAGTGCCAACAGAACTCATCATCTGGTTGATGCCACACACACTTGACACCATGTAAAATACCGTACTGTCCACAGTACATAGTTCCAGTAATCCATGTCTTTagtctgattgttttcagcTGGCTTTCTTGCACAAGAGGCTTCCTTCTGAGATGATGACCATGCAGACCAATTTGATGCAGTGTGTGGAAACGGTCTCCGCATTAACTGACCCCTCACCTAATCAACTTCTGCAGCAATGCTGGCAGCCAGTGGCGCTTGTGGCTTGAATGACACCATGTTTTCATAGTGAAATAACAGGTTTGAGAATCTTAGTCTGCGATataattaactcattcgctgCCATAGACgtatttgtacgtttttttttcaaccctgCTCACTCTCAAAGACGCATGTATACATCttttgcaaatgtaaaaaatgttaatggTTCAAggtgttattatatattttttctaaaattgttatttttaaggttgggcgatattttttatatacctgtatagattcttccaatgatacgAAAATGACTTATATCAGTAGTCCCATTGATGACTGTGCGCCACGGTGGATACATGGTGATGAATCAAATGCTGTCATCGGGAGAAGGAACGTTAGTGTGGGGGAGTATTTACTCTGCGAACCTCCTGACcgaaacaggttgaaatggtaATAAACGCTGAATTTAAGACCCCAAGTAGTGTAGTATGTGCACGACTCGGGCTCGATGAGTAGATTTTCACCATATTGTGTTTTAATTCTTTTAAAGAGAGTcttatctttcttttggtatataccatgtctaaaTTATAGCCCCAGAACACGAGATTCTGTGTGTCTTGTCAATCAGtcaaaatcagcaaaaatggccggtactgagagagacggcttttgaaaaatggctgggattgaatgagttaatataatataatcatattaacaaaaaaacaggatGTCTTAAGTCATCCACTTTAATTAAATATTGACTCATTTTGCTGTTTATACACGCCATTTTGTTACATGTTCATACAACTTGATGAGAATGCCGCCCTGGGCAATTGCCCATGTGGCCCATAGCTAGAACTACcactgctggcagcactcaCATTTATCTTACAAACACAACCTCTAGATATGTTATGTACTCAATATCCTTGTTGGACCATGGCAGGTCTGTTCTCAGTGGAAACTGTCCTGTTCAAGCTCAGTATCTTATAGCTCATCTTCTTATAGCCTAGAACATCTTTATGCAGAgcaacaattaattatttttcacttttgttgccaTCTTTTTAGACATTAATGATTGTGTGTTGAGTTATTCTGAGGGGACAACAAATTTACACTGTtatccaagctgtacactgactactttacattgtatcAAAGTGTCACcatgaaaaattataataaaatactcGGCAGATATGTGAGGGGTTTATTCACTTTTctgatatactgtacagtatgtggaaCTCCAATTGTACTTTAGTTGAACCTTGAGCTCCAAAGTCAAGTAGTGCAATAAATCTGAGAACAACCCTACtgtaaagtcacacacacaccttaacAACCTTAAGAGACTGTATTCAAATCAATGGTTACCCCTGCACAGTGTTTGATCTTGCGTACCTTTTCCATGTAGGAGTACAAGACATCTTCAGGTGTCAGCAGGCCACCCTGGAGTTTATTTGTCAGCTCAGTCAGAGAAAGTGACAATATGAGAGAGGAGTCCATCTTTGGATGCTGCAAGAGGTGTTACAAATGCGATTAGATCTTTGAAATCACTGAACTCTGtaagccttttcaaacagttgccatatttgtttaaaattaaaatagaatgTTGTAaactttaacataaaaaaggCTTATCAGatttcacatttctgcatatcAGTGTTGTTTACCCAGTAGCGAGAATTGTCATCAATAACCATGCTATAGTATCTGTCCTATGGCAAACAGGGAAGCTGGAGAGCCGCATACTGCTCTGGAGCCACGGGTTGTCGACCCTTGTTCTACAAGAATGATCAGCctcctgctttaaaaaaaataaccgaGTAAATGAgatactttttacttttacctTACACCAGTAATCGTACTTTTCTTAAGCAACATTATAAATTTTCAGTATTATTTCCACTTCGTTAAAAATTTCATCAGTCAGAGTCAGTAATTTGGGTccaaaaaataaactattttatactgtacatgtgttaCATAGTACATATAATTGAAAATGACAAAAGCATCAACTCTCACCGACTGCTTGTAATGAAGTACAGCCTGTTCAGCTCGCAGCAGCCTATCCTCCCTCAGCATCCTGGCCTTCTGGATCTTGCTCTCAGCGGCTCGGCGGCCGTCGATTGCCCGGGCCAGCCACACAAGACCCCCGGCAAGACAAGCGGAACCTGTGAGAACAGCCACAGACCCGTAGACATTGTCCACCTCCAGTCCTCGAATGACGCTTTTGACGTTCTCCATAGTTGTCCTTGTCGTGTTTTCCTTCTTATTCTTCCTGGTAGTCACAAGTAACTTTATAGCCAGCAAACATGACTATGTGTATGGTTATGCGGTTGTTTGAGTGATTATTAACACTTTTCACCGCAACAACGTCTCCTTGGCGAGTTAACGATTGGCGCATGCGTATTGTACACCTAGCTTCAATAGTATCCGTATTTGCCTGCTGGAGGGCGCCGTTCCCCCTCTCCGCCTGCTAATTGCAgtttgtcaaatgtttcatcGACATTGACTTTCAATGGCTGGTTCCACAGTTAAAACACACTAAAGACATGTTGCTTTGCGTTATTGTCCGTCTCAGTTTTGCATTACAAGCACTTTAGCTAGCCTTTCTTgtgtttaaaaattaaatcagttacTTTTGGAATTTAAATGTCGTTCACTTCTGTGTAAAGAAAAGATTGCAAGGTGTTGAATACATatttactcttttctttctctattAGAAAATGGTTGAACATGTTGCACAGGTAATGAGTAACTACTGAGACAACATAAAATGGGTAGGATTAAAtgaactctgcttcttcctactccttttcagatatGTTGTATTGTGCAAGTGCAATCGTGTGATATGCTTCAATGTGTCTTGTTAAGCATGTTTgcagcaaataaaaaacaagtatTACCAAAATAATGGCTTTAGCTTTATCTTTACCATTCTCAGAGTACCAACACTGGTCCCCAGGAATACCCAAGATATtttgtcaaataaaaatgaaattctaTGGAGAAAAACgttacgacacacacacacttacacaaatGATTTCACCAGTTTGAAATTATAGTCATTCACTTAACAGAGACACAATGCAGGGTGTCTTAAGTCATCCACTTTAATTAAATATTGACTCATTTTACTGTTTACACCATTTTGTCACATGTTCACATAATGCAAAATAACAGATTTACATATAGATGTTAATTAGAACCATAGTCTCCTCCTTGTTCAACCTTGCCAATGGAAGAGGGAGTGGTTCATTTAACTGAATGGAAAAGCTTGTGTGCCACCTAGAAACAGCAGATAAGACATATgtcacacatttaaaaatgcatacacGCATTAAATCATATGACCTGTGGGCTACTGAGGCGTTTATGACTTACACAGTGGTCCCTAGCATGGAGGAAGTCAAAAAGCTCCTCGGTGCAATCCTCCTCTGTGGCGGAGCGAGAGTTGACTCGGGTCTCGCACTGCTCCAGGCGTGCCTGAGTGTGCACACAGTGTTCTGTCTCTGCACACTTCTGTCGCATTGTCTCAAGCGGATCCTGAAAATAAGATTACACTGCATTAACTAGAAATGAAGAAACTGTAATGAACCAAATTGGGATGGGCATTATAACCTGAAATCCATATTGCtatatcaatatatatgtataacaatatattcttatatattataattaaacaaTTTCTAACAGGTTACATAGACACTAGTCTAgcctgatgtttttttctttaaacatatgtacagtgatggaaaaaatgattagaccactcttgtttcttcagtttattgatcCATTTCAATGCCTGGTTCAACTAgatgtacatttgtttggataCATAT is a window of Doryrhamphus excisus isolate RoL2022-K1 chromosome 5, RoL_Dexc_1.0, whole genome shotgun sequence DNA encoding:
- the LOC131129627 gene encoding fatty-acid amide hydrolase 1, whose protein sequence is MENVKSVIRGLEVDNVYGSVAVLTGSACLAGGLVWLARAIDGRRAAESKIQKARMLREDRLLRAEQAVLHYKQSHPKMDSSLILSLSLTELTNKLQGGLLTPEDVLYSYMEKSLRVDKKLNCCTGFLLESIDQLKTLDHNERGLLYGVPVSIKENIGYKNYDSSCGLLINVDHPAERNSVIVELLKRQGAIPFVKTNIPQGMLSYDCSNVIYGQTLNPHNLKKTSGGSSGGEGALIGGGGSLLGIGSDVGGSVRIPAAFCGFCALKPTAGRLSSLGVSTICPGQKSVLSTPGPMAKDVDSLALCMQALLCDHMFALDPTVPPVYFNMQMYESSKPLRIGYMESDGFTQLTPSMVRSMREVKALLEQAGHTLVPYTPLKLKYAYELISKGIFADGATNLLHKLKDGPLDPILKLQMKPFYLPIWLRKILSILLKPLCPRGSYLLGNTTGVGSALELWDQHSAVQEYVQDTIAEWRRCNIDVLLCPIFGPAFNFMYCSRLNFPIYTTAIYNLLNFPAGVVPVSTVTAEDEEELRHYKGLFQDQWDNLFRQAVSGGQGLPMAVQCVALPWQDELCLRFMKEVEELVKKSRK
- the LOC131129533 gene encoding cytochrome b-c1 complex subunit 6, mitochondrial isoform X1, whose product is MVYEEKMITNGEPEDDEEEEEEEEMVDPLETMRQKCAETEHCVHTQARLEQCETRVNSRSATEEDCTEELFDFLHARDHCVAHKLFHSVK
- the LOC131129533 gene encoding cytochrome b-c1 complex subunit 6, mitochondrial isoform X2 is translated as MVYEEKMITNGEPEDDPLETMRQKCAETEHCVHTQARLEQCETRVNSRSATEEDCTEELFDFLHARDHCVAHKLFHSVK